Sequence from the Pedobacter sp. D749 genome:
GGATAGTAACCTACATACATGAAAATTTTTAATGCCAAATTTTAAATCGATAAATCAGCCTTTTTCAAATACGATCAATATTGATGGAAATTCTTACCTGTATTTTAGCGGAACGGCCTATCTGGGTATTCCCAAAAATCAGGATTTTATCAATTTACATCTGGAAGGGATAAAAAAATTTGGCTTAAACAACGGCACCAGCCGTACCAACAATATTCAACTGGGTATTTATGATGAAGCAGAAAAAGTAGCCGCCGAGCGGTATGGAGCAGAAGCTGCGCTCATTACTTCAAGCGGATATTTAGCCGCTCAGCTTACCATTAAAGGTTTATCTGCATTAGGTAAAGTAATTTATGCCCCGGCCACGCATCCTGCGCTTTGGTTAACCGATCAGTCTGCCAATCAGCAAACATTTAATGATTGGAAGAAGGAAACAATAAACCTCATCAATACATCCGGAGAAAAAACATGGGTGCTGATCAGCAACTCCATGAACAATCTTTTTCCTGAAATTTATGATTTTAACTTTTTAACCGAAATACAGCCAGAAAAAAAGATTATCTTAATTGTTGATGATTCGCATGGTATAGGGATAAACAATTATGGAATGGGTGCAT
This genomic interval carries:
- a CDS encoding aminotransferase class I/II-fold pyridoxal phosphate-dependent enzyme, whose product is MPNFKSINQPFSNTINIDGNSYLYFSGTAYLGIPKNQDFINLHLEGIKKFGLNNGTSRTNNIQLGIYDEAEKVAAERYGAEAALITSSGYLAAQLTIKGLSALGKVIYAPATHPALWLTDQSANQQTFNDWKKETINLINTSGEKTWVLISNSMNNLFPEIYDFNFLTEIQPEKKIILIVDDSHGIGINNYGMGAFINLPVEANIERVVVASMAKALGVDAGLVLGSNAVIAKLKNSNIFVGASPPSAASLFAFIHAEKIYHDARARLQENIKLIIANLNETWTFEPAFPAFLAQDATLVNRLLKENILISSFPYPKPESEPINRIVLSSWHEKEDLDHLIRALNF